The window GAATATTAGATGTTTACACAGATGAGGATGACTATTGGGATCCTGATGCACTGCTAAATAGTGGAAATTGTCGCAATTTTTCAGGAACGTTGGAGTTAATGTGTGGTCTCCCACaccttttctctgaagacaTTACTAAGAGGGTATGTGTTGATGTTTTTCTTGGCAAAACTGATTCTACTTGTAACataaattcagtgttttcccttttaataAGTTTCTGTTTCTCTATGTAGCAACGTGGTCATTTGCAAGTCCATAAAAAATTCTGAGTTGTACTTTTACTAGTATAATATTAAGCGCTGATCTAGAAAAAAGAATTGTCTGTTTTTAAGCACACGAGCAGtttacattgatttttaaaaaaaaaaaaaaaaaagtgcctgagttttttccccaaatttgaGCAATGGTTGGGACAcctttttcatagaatcattgaacAATTTAGGTTAGGAGGGGTCTGTGAAGGTCATCTAAACCAAGTGCTGGCTGAAAGTCCTGTGAGTTGCACTCTCCTGTGAGTACACAATGACAGCCTGGGTTTATAGCTGCCATTTCCATCGAGCCATCACAGCTCATTTGGGGCTGAAATAAGGCCAGCAGGCACAGCAGTGCTGATTTAGACTCTCCGTGGAAAGGGAGTCTCAGTAGAGAGACCCTTCCCTCTACCAAGTAGGAGTAGAAGAGCTTTTTGGTACTAATAAAAACCCAAGCCAAACAACATCAGCAACATGAGCACATACTTTTAGTTCACCCTGAATGCCTCCGTTGTGTTAAGGTAATCTATGTGTTTGGGTGATTACTATATTAACTTGTCTGTCAAGGTTAAAGGGATTGTGTGAACCTTTTCCAGGGCAGATATTTGCTGATATTTGACCTTCAGCAACTGTGTTTATGCCCCTTAAAACACCTTGTAGGAGTGATTTGCTGTACTTTCTTTTATGGGGGAAAGAGAGAGtgaatggaagaaatatttctttctttttcttttttctctccaagttAACAGATGTCTACAGTTCATCTCCAGCTCTAGGACGCTACTTTAGGTCAGCTGAGGTGGTTTATTTCAGGTAAGCAATTTCTGTCAccaaaattatctgaaaattcCAGGCTTTTGATGAGACATACATATGCCTATGTAAATATGCACAacatttaaatctgaaaaatagGTTGTTTGGGGGAAAGTTGTATGTATAGGTAGCGAAAACCGGTTGAATCATCCTCTGATGTAAATGGCAAGTGCTGCTAGTAATATATAATGACTaatattttgttgctgttaagTATCATCTCTGTTGTCTTTGGCTCCAAGTGCAGCCCTtaataaacatatttaagaatatttattaataGGAAAATGAACTGCTGGAACCACTTGAGATTGACATGGCTTAAATagccttaaataaaaaaaacagggTTGATGGGGAGGGGAGAACTGTTTTGCTCCCAAAAGAGCTAAAGGCAACAGGGGCATACAAGTTGTGAGAGCCAAATCGGTAATATTGCATTGCTGGTTTGTTTGGACCACTTTTGCCCCTCGCTTTATTTTGgacaacaggaggaaaaaaagcatcagcatGTTGGAGAGACTGGTGGAACAGGCATGAGAGGCAGAGCAGGTGGCAGAGTGAAGGCTAGGCTAGCCTGGGTGGGAGACGCTTACGTGTGAAGGAGAAGCTCGGCCACCGAAGGCTGGTGGAGCCAGAGGGGTAGCAGtggtgggaggaaggggaaaagcatCCAGGCCTGCCTTCTTCAGGCTGGAACACAGGGAGGATCTTACTCTAGGCAGAAATTGGCACTGGAGGAAGGCTAAGACGTTTATTGTGTTTGAGActgtgaaattttaatttatggAGATACTGTAGATTTACAACAGGAGGCAGGTTaagcagcagagggaaaagtGGGGCTGGAAAGATCAGCTGCGCACGGTCCTGCCATGGGAAGATAGCAGAGAGGCAAGGGAAGGCGGCCAGAGAGCTTCCCCAAGGACTTTTGAAAAAGCACTGTTACAAAAGGGATtagaaagacaggagaaaatCAAGGCAAGTAGATTTGCAAAGTCCCAAGGCCCTTGAGAGAGCAAGGACAGAGGAAGAGCCCCCTTGGGCTGCGGCAAGGGGCGGTCCTGAGGGCACTTTGGGGAACGTGCTCCCCTGCACTGCCAGCCTTGGGCACGCCAGCTCTGTTCAATGAGGGAGCTGTAGCTCCTTAGCCTTACGAGTAAAAATTATCATTTAGGCCATCAAGCACAAAGCTGTAGTTCTGCATACGTATTGACTAGCTGAtgtctctctctgcctcttcgTATATGCGTGTGTCTCTGCctctttgtctctctctgtgtctccttttcttttctcccatccAACTacttttttgatgttttaaatTCTGTGAGTACAAAATGTAACTGTCAAACTGTAGTCAGTGGATTTGGTAGACCACAAACAATGAAATCTCCAGAGATGGACTGCAGTTTGGTGGTTTGCATAATTCTCTTCAGAGCTGAGTTAGGAGCACAGCTGGGTGGCCCCAGGTACTGCTAGCAGGAGAGCAAATCTTTCTGCAGGTTCTCAGCTAACCTATGCATGAGATATCGCAGCATATCTTATCGTTAGGTACTTGTGAAGTACAAGTGCCGAAAACCTCACCCCATTAGGACATGTGTCCAATTGCCCTttatacatttgaaaaaatctCAGGTTGGTTTCAGGTATGTGCCTAGTTTCTGTTAATGTCAAGAGCTGCTCTgagaagggagggggaggaggaaactGCAACTTTTGATGGCAGTTTTCCTTTATAATGCTTTTCTTTagaacaagttttaaaaaaaatccatgccaACTTTGATATGAAAAGTCAGtcttctcaaaaaagaaaagatccaGTGGGGACTTGAATTCACACttgactttgtttttcagtaatgAAAGCTCCACTGTATTTTATCAGCTAGAGTTTTCTGTACCGCCAGCAACAGAGGGGTTTACGGAAAACATGATGAACTCAGATTTTATAAGGAACGTTTTACgtcaaaatatttatgatgAAGAAGATACTTTCAGTCATGGAACATCTGAATGTAACAGGTTAAAGCTTGACCCGACTTCTCTCACATTAACGTGTAAGTGCTGTACCTTAGAGAAACTGTTTCTTTACAAAGAGCAGAAGTATTTTCTTGGAAGGTGGGAAATCTTTCTGGCAAGATGTTGAGATTTGTtagtaaatatattttgcacAGCAGTATtaagaaaattgtaaaatattcaGTTTTCAAGAAAGTCTTGCTATGCTTAGGATATAACCTGTGATTCACTGTTTGGTCCTCTGATGAGAAAGGGAGTAGTGATGATACTGGTCAGCTGCGGACTCCAACCAAAGAGGTTTCAGATCACCTCTTGCATTCTGTTTGTACAAAGAAAATcttcttgtgtgtgtgtaccaTAACAGGGAGCCAAATAATGAAATATGCTTCTCCTTATTGTATCTTCATATTTGAATGCGTATAAACCAAATTTTAATCCAAGGAAAACAGGATAAGTGATTTGGGAGTGAACATCTGATTTTTTCCAGAGTCAAGGATGAAAAAGACTCctaatttttgccttttcagaggttttttgGAAAATTTATTATGCACAGAGATATCTTTTAAAGGAATCAAATGTTCACTCTTCCAGGTTTTCTAGGTAGTGATTCCAATGACTGCCAGTGACTAGGTAGTGATTCCAATGTATTTAGATTTGTCTTGATTGAAACGTCAGCATAAAAATCCTATGAGCTTTGTGGTTTTACTAAAAACATTGAATAGAGCCGCTTACCCCCACCCCCTATGTGCTTTCACAATAATTCTAGGCTAACACATGACCATACAGTCTATATAAGTAAAATTTGCAATTAACTCATTGATTTCTCTTGGTAGTCTTGTCAAGGGACAAGACAGCAACAAGTCATGAGTTCCAATTCTCAGTATGATTTTGTTCCTTACATATTGACAGGATTAATAGAAAAATGCAGTGTAAAAGGTACAGGAAAGAATATGCTGAAATATctaaagtttcattttaatcttAATAATGTACTGTTTTACCTTTCAGAGAAATGACGAAAAGActcctcatcttcctcactGCCCAGAAGAGATGGGCTTCTCCTGTCTATTAGTAATCCCAGGGTAGGGAGCTATTCGTTAGGTAGAAACACTTCTAAAGATGATGTCCTGTAAATGCTGTCTGTGATACAGTATCGTAAATGGAAAATGTGATATATCTATAACAGTGTTATATTCCTATAACACCGCTACCTCCTTCTTTATTGTTGTCCTGATATCTCAATAACCCATTTTACTCTTCTGAAAATCATGCATCTTGTCTGATGCATGCTCTATTGACTTTGAAACCTCTGCTTTGTCTTGCCTTATAATTAAATCTAGATTCCTTGCACGGCCTTTAAAAGCAGTCTTACACATggctccttttttcttctcttggctCATTCAAAATTATCTGCACAGCTTCATCCTTAATGCTCACTTCCACCCATGCTCATGactgttacttttttccctgctaaCTTCATATGCCATGTTTCCCCGTTGTTCGTTCTTCATAAAACAGTCTGAAAACTTAAATATCCtgtctattttctttaattacgTGCAAGACCTTTGAACTAGCTTCTTCAGTGAGCTTGAGCTCTCATCATTCCCTTGTTCATCCTACAGTCTTCCTGAATAAGGTGGCACCTgctctatttttctcttctgtaatgcaaaatagaaatgaagaaacatcAGGAAGGAACATGTCTTGTTCACTAACACATCTGAATACAACAGTAATCTTTCAATGGTCAAAATTAGCCATGTGATTTAATAATTAGCTACTGGTACTAGTGAACAGACAGCTATTTGACCTGCATTTGTAAATTCAGAGAGGAACTAGTCTATACCCTTAATTATAGCCCCTGTCTCAGCAGTGgggataaaaacaaacaaatgcaagaTATTTGCCTTAATAAGGCAGCAAGTAGTTGTTTTTATTGACAA of the Grus americana isolate bGruAme1 chromosome 1, bGruAme1.mat, whole genome shotgun sequence genome contains:
- the C1H3orf52 gene encoding TPA-induced transmembrane protein isoform X1; the protein is MTAQLHPQSSGVLRILQNQKPRTRAATDHNCSRNQKEMSWLRACFRDRGPHAETEAMKRQSSGQDHEIIELQEDNVEESEANHDKPLNAQTRKERDYWKSCGNVVFWKCKLWMVITTIFLVLFLVILISLILYSNVYTDEDDYWDPDALLNSGNCRNFSGTLELMCGLPHLFSEDITKRLTDVYSSSPALGRYFRSAEVVYFSNESSTVFYQLEFSVPPATEGFTENMMNSDFIRNVLRQNIYDEEDTFSHGTSECNRLKLDPTSLTLT
- the C1H3orf52 gene encoding TPA-induced transmembrane protein isoform X2 produces the protein MKLISSRSTENQQPRTRAATDHNCSRNQKEMSWLRACFRDRGPHAETEAMKRQSSGQDHEIIELQEDNVEESEANHDKPLNAQTRKERDYWKSCGNVVFWKCKLWMVITTIFLVLFLVILISLILYSNVYTDEDDYWDPDALLNSGNCRNFSGTLELMCGLPHLFSEDITKRLTDVYSSSPALGRYFRSAEVVYFSNESSTVFYQLEFSVPPATEGFTENMMNSDFIRNVLRQNIYDEEDTFSHGTSECNRLKLDPTSLTLT
- the C1H3orf52 gene encoding TPA-induced transmembrane protein isoform X3, which codes for MSWLRACFRDRGPHAETEAMKRQSSGQDHEIIELQEDNVEESEANHDKPLNAQTRKERDYWKSCGNVVFWKCKLWMVITTIFLVLFLVILISLILYSNVYTDEDDYWDPDALLNSGNCRNFSGTLELMCGLPHLFSEDITKRLTDVYSSSPALGRYFRSAEVVYFSNESSTVFYQLEFSVPPATEGFTENMMNSDFIRNVLRQNIYDEEDTFSHGTSECNRLKLDPTSLTLT